Part of the Vigna unguiculata cultivar IT97K-499-35 chromosome 3, ASM411807v1, whole genome shotgun sequence genome, aaacaacaCGAACATGACTCAATTACAAGTAGCATAAGAAACAAAGGAGAAGATAGTTTGAATTGAGACATTAGATTCACGCACAAACTAACCTATTTCAAGCGGTTTGTCCCAATGGAAAGAGAGCAGAGTTGTAGTGCCACAAACAACCTAAAAAACATTCAAATGAAGAACATAAGGTTTTCCACGTCGGGGTGCAACTTGTAACACTCTTCATCATTTAAACCAGAAACCGACGAAGAAGATCCAGTGGTGGCAGAGCGATCAGGTTTGGCTTCATTCATGGCTTCATAGTAAACACGGCCTCTGTATGCAGCTAGATCAGCATAGTAGACTGGAGGGACTAAAGAAACAGGTCCAGTGCACTTTGCAAAGGTAAAACACATTTCGTATATCAGTTTCTGCAAATCATCAGAGGTAAATTTGTGTTCATCCCATAACACATGATAATGAGTGGGCTTGCTTGTGCCCCATTTCCCCATGTGACTAAAAAGGTAGAAGTCAAATTCAAAAGGATGCACCACTTTTGTGTCCACAACTGTTCCAGGTAACACATTGAAACTCTCACCCTTCACAAAAAATCGAGTTTGATGTCGCTTTTGTGCAACAATAAGAGTGATGGTTGGCGAGTGATTTGAGTCACCAAACACTGATTTCAAATCTTGCAGCTCCTCCGTGAGAACCATGTTAAATTGACTTTCGCTCACGCCGTCTCGAAAGATAACAATTTTCTCTGGCCACACTTTGTTCAGCTTCTTGTAATGAGATACTAGTTCAAGGCAAATTCTCCCAAAGTTCAAAATTTTCTCAACCCGGTGACCTTGAGCACAAACACGTGCAGCATAGCGATTTGCAGCAGGCCAATTTACAGTGGCAACTACAGCAGCAATTGAAGGACTGGTGGTGTCTCTGGAAGGTGGATGGTTAACATCAGCACCTATGAACATAACATGACCTTCGCCGTCAAAGTTTGGAAGCCTGTTCATGAGCTCTACGTTACTTCCTCCAATTTTTGCATTCATCTTGAGGGCGAGATTTGTAAGGAAGTGATCCTTCGAATCGATAGCATGAGAACGTAAGCAGCATTGTGTCACCACCCCAACCTTGGTCTCAGCGATCCATTTGAGGCTCTTGTAACCTGAATCTTTGTCGGCCATCACACAGAGAAGAATCTGCAGCCGTTGTTTACGTTCCTTTTGAACCTGAGAATCAATTTCTTGAAGTAACTCACACAGCGAATCGTATTCGCGAAGAGTAGACATGGAATATTCTTTAGAACAAGCTGGCTCCTCCATTTTAATGCCGAGTAATTCGCACTTGTTACAAAGATTCGTAATGAAGCGTTCGCTTTTGAATTGGCACTTGGAATCAGAAAAATAAAGAATGCCCCAACACTTAAGCGGCTTCCCTTCCACCATTGATCTTCCCTTCAGACTCCACTGTGGTTTCCCCACTTCCAGTGCCATACTAATAATCCCACCCTTTCGATTAGCTATCTTCAATTTTGGGGGCTGAATTACTCGTCCAGTCACTTTTGTCATGGAAGTGCCCACACGCATGCCAAAACTCTCAATAACACCACCTCTGTCAAAACAGATATCGACACAAATGATTTGCAATTTTTTGAAATGCAAAATTCATTGCAGCAAATCAAATTGACTTACCCACACGGTCCTTCCTCTGATTCCACTATAGTGCAGATTTTACTTCGCCTTTCTCCTGCAGTAGCCCGCGACATGTTTCTCAACACACTGCCAGCATTTGTATTCAGTAAGTTCTCTTTGGGGCATCTCTGATCCTTGATCAAGACGCACAACTCCATCGGCACATAATTCATCTTGTTGCCTCCAAAATCCAAGGCAGGAATTTCCGTGTGTTGAATCTCCACCTTATGCTTCCTTGAAAAGTACTCAATCAGACTACATTCCCGTGCTGGATTCCGCCCCTCAGTGTCAAAAACAGGGAATCTGATCTTGCTCGTAACCATGGGTGTCAACTTTGTAATAGTGTATTTCTGCTTCGTCATCCGGTGGGTTACATTGACTTTCAACCCCACAAGTAAATCCTCAACTTTTTTCTTGAACTTGGAAAACATCTTCAAATCGAACTTCTCAATCTGTTCGTGCAGAAACTCCAACACCGGTTTCTCCTCCCCAAAATACGACAGAACGGAAAAGTCTAGGCACAAGGACAAGCCCTGAGAAGTTGGCTTAAGACTCTGCTGAAATCCTCCAGTTGCAATTATCCCTTTAGAGTTTATCGGACTTATGGGATGATCCTTGGGAAAGAAGCAGCACCCAACCGTATCACACTGCTTAGCGGGATTCTCCTTCGCCACCAAATCCAAGCCCTGTAAAACATCTCGAGGAATCCCAGGAACCTTTCCACTCAAGTAATCTCTCAACTTCCGGAGTTCAAGGTCCTTCACAAGTGTAAGAGTGACCGAATAGCAAAGCGTTCTTGCGTCCCCACCTCTCACCACCTCCACTTCGAAGGTTCCTTCCTTCAACCGCTCCGAGCTGAATATGCTCTTGTCGCCGTCGTACGCCGAACTGGGGTACGCGTGATCGGAAAACAGCTTATCCCGAATCGACGACAGAAGAAACTTGGAAATCTTCTGAGGCCGATGGTTCATGGCCGGAGCCTTGGCCTTCACATCCACGTTATACTGGAATATTACTCTCTTTTCATCGAACTCAACAAGGAAATGGTTCACCTCAAGGTTGTTTCTCTTAGCTGCCATTTTTCCCCCTTTGTCAGGCCTACGCATTGGTCTCATGCTCTCTGCTTTTTCCTCTGATATCTTCAAAGATCCCACGTCtgtgaaaaaaaatcaaaatataaattgaattctcACCATCATTTATTGTAACGATTGATGCTTTTTTAGGCTATAAATATAGCAAGAGTGGCGCGCTCAATACCTGGATTTtgaattgtttctttttcagtttcaattcCAGTTTCAGTTTCAGTTTCAGGTCGAGGTTGAGAAGCATGTGGTTCTGAAGATTCACCCGGGGAAGAAGGATTTAACCTCGGTTTCCACCGTAGTTGTGGCTGTGTTTGGGAAGGAGACCTGTGTTCATTGCTACCACTTAACTGGGGACGTTGGTAGAACCTTCCTCTACGGCCGCCGTAACTGTCACGTCCGCCGTAACTGCTACGACCAGCATTGCCCTCACCGCCACCATAACTGCCACTGCCACGGCCGCGGTAACTGCTACGGCCACCGTAACTGCCTCTGCCTCTTTCCATTGGAATTGGAGAAAACGGGAGCGAAAAAACTGACTGAACAAAATGAAATGAAGCAAAACACTAAAGGACGCATCAACTTGAAGGGGTATTTATAGAGAGGTGAGTGAAATTACGAGAATGTTCTTAAGTTTGTAAGCGGAAAGACCAAAGGGAAGTTTGTACGAGATCGTAAAAAGGTGAGAGAATGTGGCGGAGTTACAGAGGGTTTGTCTGATACACCCTTTGTCGTCATTGGTCAAACTAACTTCATTCTCGCGTTTCAGTTTATTTTGACTGATATCTCGATACCTTCTAATGTGGAATAGATGAAAGTCAATTGTTGATCAATGGTTTAAATTAACTCTTTAGTTGTGTAAATCACCAATTCCACTTGCAGGTTTAGAGTAGGATAATGATACAATGCCCCGTTTATTTGACCCCCAAGTTACCCGTCTACGTGGCActgaatattttattcatttttaaggAAACGGGAAATGAAGGTAGCGAGAAGGGATAGTTTGCGTGATTTGCACGCGCTATGCATTggattaagtttttaaaaaaacacattcATTCGCAAGTTCCCTCGTTTCTTCCCCTGCACTTTCTTCTTCGACCAGAGACGCACGAGCAACCAGAAACCTATTTTGAATCGCAATGCTTTGTCTTCCCAAAAAGCCTATCGTTCCATAAAGGTTGGTGTTGTGGGTCGCAGTGGAAGCGGATAGCGGAGGTGTGGAGAGTGGTTTGGGTTGTTGGAGGCGGCGGCTTCCGCGAAAACTGGTGGGTAGCGTTCGATTCATTGGTTGGGCGCTCTCTTGTTGGTTGATTAAGGTCATTGGAGGAACGAACATTTCTCCGGTAGGTTATGGTGGAAAACCCCGCTCGACGAAGATAGGGAAGGGCTGGAAGGAATTTTGCAATCAACATCAATTAAAAGAAGGGGATCGTGTGCTCTTTCAAGTGGATCACGCTGATGCTGATGAATTCATTACAGTCTTTGTCAACAAATGTTTGTGTGACGACTAATTCTGATCTTCAAACAATTTCATGATATGTAATGAAAGTTAAGCTTTTCATAAAAATctgatatttatgttttctacgTCTCGAATTAACTGTCCTTTTGTGTTTCCATAACTGCCTTTTTatgttgaactttttgtacatgtACATGCAGTACTGCAACTCATTTTACAATGTATTATTACTTCAAATATGCTTTCCACACAATCCAATGGTCATCCAAgtaattccatcaccatgaacCATCAACAAACCacctaaataagtaattggaattcaAGATTCACTTCAAAACGAACTTTTCTGCGTCTCGAATTAACTGTCCTTTTGTGTTTCCATAACAGCCTTTTTACGTTGTACTTTTTGTACATGCAGTGGTGCAACTCATTGTACAATGTATTATTACTTCAAATATGCTTTCGACACAATGGAATGGTCATCCAAGTAATTCCACCACCATGAACCATCAACAAACCacctaaataagtaattggaattcaAGATTCACTTAAAAACTAACTTTTCTACGTCTCGAATTAACTGTCCTTTTGTGTTTACATAACtgcctttttacgttgaacTCTTTGTACATGCACTACTGCAACTGATTTTACAGTGTATTATTACTTCAAATATGGTTTGCACACAATGGAATGGTCATCCAGATATTTCCACCACcgtgaatcatcaccaaaccacCTAAATAAGTTATTGGAATTCAAGATTCACTTAAAAAGGAAGTTTTCTGCGTCTCCAATTAATTGTCCTGTTGTGTGTCCATAACTGCCTTTTTACATTCAACTTTTTGTACATGCACTACTGCAACTGATTTTACAGTGTATTGTTACTTCAAATATGGTTTCCACACAATGGAATGGTCATCCAGATATTTCCACCATcgtgaatcatcaccaaaccacCTAAATAAGTAATTGCAATTGAAGATTCACTTAAAAAGGAAGTTTTCTGCGTTTCGAATTAACTGTCCTGTTGTGTGTCCATAACTGCCTTTTTACATTCAACTTTTTGTACATGCACTACTGCAACTGATTTTACAGTGTATTGTTACTTCAAATATGGTTTCCACACAATGGAATGGTCATCCAGATATTTCCACCACcgtgaatcatcaccaaaccacCTAAATAAGTTATTGGAATTCAAGATTCACTTAAAAATGAAGTTTTCTACGTTTCGAATTAACTGTCCTGTTGTGTGTCCATGACTGCctttttacattaaactttttgTACATGCACTACTGAAACTGATTTTACAGTGTATTATTACTTCAAATATGGTTTTCACACAATGGAATGGTCATCCAGATATTTCCACCATcgtgaatcatcaccaaaccacCTAAATAAGTAATTGCAATTGAAGATTCACTTAAAAAGGAAGTTTTCTGCGTTTCGAATTAACTGTCCTGTTGTGTGTCCATAACTGCCTTTTTACATTCAACTTTTTGTACATGCACTACTGCAACTGATTTTACAGTGTATTATTACTTCAAATATGGTTTGCACACAATGGAATGGTCATCCAGATATTTCCACCACcgtgaatcatcaccaaaccacCTAAATAAGTAATTGCAATTGAAGATTCACTTAAAAAGGAAGTTTCCTGCGTTTCGAATTAACTGTCCTGTTGTGTGTCCATAACTGCCTTTTTACATTCAACTTTTTGTACATGCACTACTGCAACTGATTTTACAGTGTATTATTACTTCAAATATGGTTTCCACACAATGGAATGGTCATCCAGATATTTCCACCACcgtgaatcatcaccaaaccacCTAAATAAGTAATTGCAATTGAAGATTCACTTAAAAAGGAAGTTTTCTGCGTTTCGAATTAACTGTCCTGTTGTGTGTCCATAACTGCctttttacattaaactttttgTACATGCACTACTGCAACTGATTTTACAGTGTATTATTACTTCAAATATGGTTTCCACACAATGGAATGGTCATCCAGATATTTCCACCACcgtgaatcatcaccaaaccacCTAAATAAGTAATTGCAATTGAAGATTCACTGAAAAAGGAAGTTTTCTGCGTTTCGAATTAACTGTCCTGTTGTGTGTCCATAACTGCCTTTTTACATTCAACTTTTTGTACATGCACTACTGCAACTGATTTTACAGTGTATTATTACTTCAAATGTGGTTTCCACAATGGAATGGTCATCCAGATATTTCCACCACCGTGAATCATCATGAAACCACCTAAATAAGTAATTGCAATTGAAGATTCACTTAAAAAGGAAGTTTTCTGCGTTTCGAATTAACTTTTTGCACATGCAGTACATAACAACACAAACACTTAAGAAAAGTCTTTATTTATTGATTGCACCATAACagaacaaaaacacaacaaatacAATTCTACACAACTTAATGTTTCATAGGTTTCAATTACATGTCTTGTTACaattaaacaaatgaaaatgatatttcatttccatcaaacaaaacaaaatacatacATATTGCTGATACTCCAACAACTATTTCGGTATCGTTTTCTTCTTCCGACTATAAACTGCGAACGGAGTTTGGATTAAACGGCTTTTCAACCGTAACCGTGGATCATTCC contains:
- the LOC114176461 gene encoding protein argonaute 2-like, with the protein product MERGRGSYGGRSSYRGRGSGSYGGGEGNAGRSSYGGRDSYGGRRGRFYQRPQLSGSNEHRSPSQTQPQLRWKPRLNPSSPGESSEPHASQPRPETETETGIETEKETIQNPDVGSLKISEEKAESMRPMRRPDKGGKMAAKRNNLEVNHFLVEFDEKRVIFQYNVDVKAKAPAMNHRPQKISKFLLSSIRDKLFSDHAYPSSAYDGDKSIFSSERLKEGTFEVEVVRGGDARTLCYSVTLTLVKDLELRKLRDYLSGKVPGIPRDVLQGLDLVAKENPAKQCDTVGCCFFPKDHPISPINSKGIIATGGFQQSLKPTSQGLSLCLDFSVLSYFGEEKPVLEFLHEQIEKFDLKMFSKFKKKVEDLLVGLKVNVTHRMTKQKYTITKLTPMVTSKIRFPVFDTEGRNPARECSLIEYFSRKHKVEIQHTEIPALDFGGNKMNYVPMELCVLIKDQRCPKENLLNTNAGSVLRNMSRATAGERRSKICTIVESEEGPCGGGVIESFGMRVGTSMTKVTGRVIQPPKLKIANRKGGIISMALEVGKPQWSLKGRSMVEGKPLKCWGILYFSDSKCQFKSERFITNLCNKCELLGIKMEEPACSKEYSMSTLREYDSLCELLQEIDSQVQKERKQRLQILLCVMADKDSGYKSLKWIAETKVGVVTQCCLRSHAIDSKDHFLTNLALKMNAKIGGSNVELMNRLPNFDGEGHVMFIGADVNHPPSRDTTSPSIAAVVATVNWPAANRYAARVCAQGHRVEKILNFGRICLELVSHYKKLNKVWPEKIVIFRDGVSESQFNMVLTEELQDLKSVFGDSNHSPTITLIVAQKRHQTRFFVKGESFNVLPGTVVDTKVVHPFEFDFYLFSHMGKWGTSKPTHYHVLWDEHKFTSDDLQKLIYEMCFTFAKCTGPVSLVPPVYYADLAAYRGRVYYEAMNEAKPDRSATTGSSSSVSGLNDEECYKLHPDVENLMFFI